The following DNA comes from Acidobacteriota bacterium.
TGGCACGGATCACGGTAGATCCGATCACTCGAATCGAAGGCCACCTCCGCATCGACGTGGAGGTGGACGGGGGCGCCGTCCGGGACTCCTGGTCCTCGGGCCAGATGTTCCGCGGCATCGAGACCATCCTGAAGGGCCGGGACCCGCGGGACGCCTGGTTGTTCACCCAGCGGTTCTGCGGCGTGTGCACGACGGTGCACGCCATCGCTTCCGTGAGGGCCGTGGAGAACGCCCTCAACTTGGAGGTCCCTCTCAACGCCCAGTACATCCGCAACCTCCTCATCCTGGCCCACGGCCTCCACGACCACATCGTTCACTTCTACCACCTGTCGGCCCTGGATTGGGTGGACGTGGTGGAGGCCCTCAAGGCCGATCCCGCCAAGGCGGCCAGCCTCGGGGAAAGCCTGTCGCCCTGGCCCGGAAACTCAAAGCGCCAGATGGAGGCGGTGAAGGCCAAGCTGAAGGAGTTCGTGGATCGCGGCCAGCTGGGCATCTTCGCCAACGGCTATTGGGGACACGCGGCCATGAAGCTCCCGCCGGAAGTGAACCTCCTGGCCGTGAACCACTACCTCCAGGCCCTCGATTACCAGCAGAAGGCCAACAAGGTCGTGGCCATCCTCGGCGGAAAGACGCCCAACATCCAGAACCTGGCCGTCGGGGGCGTGGCGAACGCCATCAACCTCGACAACGAGTCCGCCCTCAACATGACCAAGCTCTTCGCCGTGAAGGACCTCCTGGATGATGTGGCCACGTTCGTCCAGCAGGTCTACCTGGTGGACGTGTGCGCCGTGGGCGCGCTGTACGCCCACTGGCTCGGCTACGGGGCCGGGGTCACGAACTACCTCGCCGTTCCCGACCTGGCCCTCGACACCAAGGGCACCCAGTTCGACCTCCCCGGAGGCACCATCTTCGACGGCAACCTCGCCGGCGCGAAGGCCATCACGTCCTTCCAGGACGCCTATTTCAAGGAGAACGTCGAGGAGAGCATCGCCCACTCCTGGTACGACGGGGACTGGCAGCGGCACCCCTGGCAGGAGGACACGGAGCCCAAGTACTCCGAATTCGACCCCAACGGGAAGTACTCGTGGGTGAAGGCCCCCCGGTTTATGGGCCGGCCCATGCAGGTGGGGCCGCTGGCGCAGATGCTGGTGGGCTACGCCCAGGGGCACGAACTCATCAAGAAGTGGGTGGACTACGCCCTCGGCACGGCGGGCGCCGTGGCCGGCGCCAAGCTGGGTCCGGGCGTCCTCCACGGAACCCTCGGACGCCACCTGGCCCGCGCCGTGCGCGCGACGGTCTTCTCGGAACTGGCCATCAAACACTGGGGCCTGCTGGCCAACAACATCGGCAAGGGAGACACGGCGGTCTTCAACCCGCCGGAATTCCCCTCCGGTGAGCAGCAGGGCTTCGGATTCCACGAGGCCCCGCGCGGAACCCTGAGCCACTGGGTCGTCATCGACAACGGAAAGATCAAGAACTACCAGGCCGTGGTTCCCTCCACGTGGAACGCCGGGCCGCGCGACGCCAAGGGGCAGAAGGGCCCGTACGAGGCCTCCCTCGTGGGCAACCCCATCGCCGACCCCAAGCGGCCCCTGGAGGTGCTGCGGACCATCCACTCCTTCGACCCCTGCCTCGCGTGCGCCATTCACACGGTGGACGTGGAGGGCCAGGAACTGTCGAAGGTCCGGGTTCTGTAACGGGCGGGCGGGCGATGGGGGGGCCGGAGGCGCGCAACGTCCTCGTCATGGGGCTGGGCAACGTCCTCATGGGGGATGACGCCTTCGGGCCCACCGTCGTCCGGACGCTGGAATCCCGATTCGATCTGCCCCCGGGGGTGTCGGCCCTGGACGCCGGCACCCCCGGCCTTGATCTCATGCCGTACCTGCTCGGGGTGAAGGCCCTCGTGGTGGTGGACACCGTATCTTCAAAGGACCCGCCCGGCACCGTGAAGACCTACCGCAAGGAGGAGATCCTCCGGGCCCCGATCCAGCCCCGCGTGAACCCCCACGATCCCGGCCTCAAGGAGGCCTTGCACACGCTGGACTTCGCGGGCCAGTGCCCGGAGGAGGTCCTCCTCGTGGGCGTCGTTCCGGAAAAGGTCGAACGGGGCCTCGCCCTGTCCCCCGCGGTCCGCGGCACGGTGGAGGAGGCCTTGGAGGTGATCTTAAAGGAGCTCGATCGGCTGGGCGTGCCCGCTTCGCCTCGCGAGAACGCGACCGGGCCGGACCTGTGGTGGGAGGGGAGGGAGTCGTGACCGAGAGGGTGGAGCGGGTGCTCGTGGTCCTCGTGATCCTCCACAGCGTGGCCGTGGGGATGGCCCTCCTGACCGTTCCGGACTTCGCCCTCCGCTTCGGAGGCTGGGAGGAGACCGGGCCGGCTTTCTTTCCCCGGCAGGCCGGCGTCTTTCACATCGTGCTCGCCATGGGGTACGCCATCGAGTACTTCCGCCACCGGGGCATCACCCTGCTTTTGTCGGCCAAATCCATCGCCTTCGTTTTCCTTGGTTTCTCCACGCTCCTCATGTGGCCGGCGCCGTGGATCGTGCCCTTCTCCGCCCTCGCGGACGGCTTGATGGGGTACGCCGTGGCCTTAGTCCACCGCCGCGCCTCCCACTGAGCCGAGGGAACCGGACGACCCGCCGCCGCCGGGCCGGAGCAGGCTCGCGAAGGCGCGGCGGTCGCGTGCCGGAAGCGCGCTAGGGAGCGCCGACAAATGAAGATGCCTGGCCCGGCGTCAACCCGGAGGGACGGGGGGGCCTGGGCGCCCGGCTGTGTCGCGGCTCGTCGGCGATGCCCCCCGCATGTTCCTCCCCGCCGCTCCTTGCCGTGCATCCCAGGGCGCTCCCGTCGCGCCAGAGATCCCCGGGGGGACCGG
Coding sequences within:
- a CDS encoding nickel-dependent hydrogenase large subunit, with the protein product MTVDPITRIEGHLRIDVEVDGGAVRDSWSSGQMFRGIETILKGRDPRDAWLFTQRFCGVCTTVHAIASVRAVENALNLEVPLNAQYIRNLLILAHGLHDHIVHFYHLSALDWVDVVEALKADPAKAASLGESLSPWPGNSKRQMEAVKAKLKEFVDRGQLGIFANGYWGHAAMKLPPEVNLLAVNHYLQALDYQQKANKVVAILGGKTPNIQNLAVGGVANAINLDNESALNMTKLFAVKDLLDDVATFVQQVYLVDVCAVGALYAHWLGYGAGVTNYLAVPDLALDTKGTQFDLPGGTIFDGNLAGAKAITSFQDAYFKENVEESIAHSWYDGDWQRHPWQEDTEPKYSEFDPNGKYSWVKAPRFMGRPMQVGPLAQMLVGYAQGHELIKKWVDYALGTAGAVAGAKLGPGVLHGTLGRHLARAVRATVFSELAIKHWGLLANNIGKGDTAVFNPPEFPSGEQQGFGFHEAPRGTLSHWVVIDNGKIKNYQAVVPSTWNAGPRDAKGQKGPYEASLVGNPIADPKRPLEVLRTIHSFDPCLACAIHTVDVEGQELSKVRVL
- a CDS encoding hydrogenase maturation protease, producing the protein MGGPEARNVLVMGLGNVLMGDDAFGPTVVRTLESRFDLPPGVSALDAGTPGLDLMPYLLGVKALVVVDTVSSKDPPGTVKTYRKEEILRAPIQPRVNPHDPGLKEALHTLDFAGQCPEEVLLVGVVPEKVERGLALSPAVRGTVEEALEVILKELDRLGVPASPRENATGPDLWWEGRES